One Odontesthes bonariensis isolate fOdoBon6 chromosome 12, fOdoBon6.hap1, whole genome shotgun sequence genomic window, CTGCATCTACAATACATCTGTGTCTGGATGACTTGTGAAAATGAAACTGGAGCGGATCAATTAAGACAAAGTGGGCTTTTCTGGGAACGGGAGCAGCTTTTCCAACTTCTGTTATTAACAGGAATTGTTCAAATATCTTGGAGCAAATAGCACTAACTATTTCACAGGGACTTACAGCCCTTATACACCATTGTACAGTTTGTGCTTTTTGTTATTCCTGTAGACCAAGCCGCTGGCATAGTTTCATTTACAAAGCTTTTCTTGGTCATCTTCCATCCCAACCACAGACATTTATCCTCCAGAAAAGTAAAGGAGGTTATTGTCTTCGCTTCCAAGTCATATTTCTTTTATGGATCCCCAAAGCCTGTAATGGGGCTCTTTTGGGAAAAAGCAATTTAAATACAGTATGTTGCTCCCTTTGCTCGGAAACAGCTGCAAAATCACCTGTACCTCAGTGGGGTGGTTTCTTTCAAGTAGTTCAAGCAAGTTAGGGACCCATCACAGGGGGCATACAGGCCTGTTAAAATTGTAATGTCAATTATTCTCAAGTCTGAAAATGAATAACTTTTTTATGATCTTTAAGATGCCTGAAGACCAACATAGCACAGTAGTGTAGTGGGAATTGACACATTTTCTAGGTGTCATGTGTGGATATTCACATGTAAATTTACACATACgttggtggttagcactgtcgcctcacagcaggaGGGTTCCCGATTCACAACTCAGATGGGCCCTTTATTTGTGGAGTTTATATGTTCTTGCCGTGCATGCACCGGTTTTCTCCGGGTACACGCAGTGTTGCATACCTGGCTGCTTTGGAATGAACCAAACTTCTATGACATTTCTAAGGATCAAGTTGTTGCAGATGACAAAAATTTTGCTTCTCTGGTAGCCCCGTTCTGTGGAAATTTTAGTTTTAGCTCGCCCATCAGGAAAGCTTATGATATTCCAACCAGTGCGCTCTGGTTTTTTCTCTGACCGCTGTCTGCTGCAGGTAAGACAGACTATTCAAGAGATCACACAAGCCCACTTAGCTTTAATGaataaaaacgttttttttaatccatctaTCCTTTTTTAGCCATCCCAAGATGCATTGTACTCCACTAAGAGATTTCTTTAGCTCAACTGTCTGCAGTATTTAATAAATCTGAAGTAGTTTGGCTCATAGTGTGGCAGGCACATCCTGTTAAAAATGTTATGATTGACAGTTGATGGCCCTTCTCTGAACTGTGATGACTGCAACAATAAAATTGTCTCAtgtttctttagtttttatATTCAGAATGACATCGTCTTTGCTTATTCTTTATGATATTTATGCATTTTGCACTAATTTTGTGCACATCACTATGAGTGCTGTATAATGTGTGTGGTCTGTTGTAACTGTTGACCTgagctgctgcccgtctttgcCAGGACACTTTTGTAAAAAGGATTGTACATTTCAACAGTCTTTTTCCTATGTAAATTTcctacaaataaataaataaaactgtgcAGTTGGAATAGAGCTATAGCCATTATTGATTTACTGCTATACCTGAATGACTCATAGGGGATGAAGCCGGTACTGGTGGGGTCACTGAGATTCAGAAACTTCCTGATCTCACTCCGTTTCCCCTCCGGAATGGAACGTAGTTTGCTGAGGATGTTGCCTGTGTTGGCTTTTGGAAACTTTTgacaagaacaaacaaacatgcacTCTTTAACCACACATAGCATTTAGTAACACCTCCGGAAAAGAGGACCGCTTCACATCACTGAGCCAAAAACCACAACAGAAAATGAGTGTATGTAAACAAACAGCCTTCCTCAGATCCCTCCATACCTCCTCGGCATGCTGCTCCATGTAGCTGACTGCGTACTCATCAGCGTCCATAAGGTGAAAGTTTTTACCGTTGAGACAGAGGGTAGCTCCGATGTACAGATCCTGAGCTGTGAAGTACTCGGAGGGCTCACTCTTAAACAGCTCCTGGCCAGGCTTCCTCACCCGGCAACGCACGAGAAACTTCCCACCAAGTACACCTTGCAAAGGATgtaaaacatttcattttactTATCTAGTGGCCCATTACTCGTATTTAAAGTAACTGGCAATATGTTCAATACcctaacatttatttttatatgaTGTTGACAAAACCTTATATCCCCAAACTGAATTAAAATTCCACTCACAGTTTTAACATCCTTTTAAATGCTTGAATCTTATTTTGAAGTCATGCTGAAAAGTCCCTGAACCCACTGCACAGTATTCATCTTGCATGAATGGAAATGCACATTTACAAACCAAACGTCATCCGTTTCCATGAGATCCGGGAACTGGAAACTAAATCTGACATCTTAACGTTTACCATGAGAGTCATAGATTTGCATCTCAAGTCCTGAGTGTATTTCTGGTGCTGCTTTGGTCCAAATTCTTCTACCTGAGTTCTTCTGTGGCTGTTCAAACACACTCATGGAGTCATCACAGAGGTAGAAGGAAATTATGAACACCCTCCCTCTGTCAACTGGATCCGTGGTCATCATCTTGGCATGGAAATTCAGCACATTACTGTTTAGGGGGACATTAATAGAGTAGAGTTGGGGGATGCTGCTAAACACGTGCACACAGTAACACATAAAGGTACTTCAATATGTCATTTCATTGTGACTGTGACGAATATAAGTCATCTAACCCGTCTTTTTCCATAAATTTCTGGAAATCTTTCTGGGGGGGTTTGAGCAACAAGCCCCGGCAGGAGCTCAAGGAGTCCTCCTCTGAGCCAAAGCCATTGTAGGGGGGCAAAAGCTTCAGCGGCTTGGGGGTTGGGGGAACTTTGTACTGCACTGGGGTGAAGtcctctgagaggaaggagagaaaaaagacaaaatactTAAAAGCAGCATGAAACCCAGGAGGAGAGCTGAAACGATCAGAAGGAAGCAAGTAATCCATCCCTAATCTGGCCTCTGACTGCTCCGAGTCAGACCGGACCCTCCATCACTGCAGCCTGTCAGAAAGGGCAGTGTTTGCTCACTACTGTGACTAATGCAGCAAACCCCCAAACCTGCACTGAGTGGCAGACACATCCAGGATAAGCTTGGGTTTCTGTTGCTGGGAACCTCTTACGGCCTCCAGTAGCTTCAAGTGTGGAGGAACAGAGACATACCAGCGACTGATGCCGGAGTACCTGGTGCTGGTATTCTTTTATTAGTTCTAATTAGTTCCAGTGACCAAGGGGTGACAAAGCAACAATACATCTTCAGCTCTAGTTACTTTTTAGTTTTAAATACTTCATATCTAAAGCAAAGACATCCTCTGCCTCAGGAATCAGTCTGATGTGAAGGTAAAAGCTCTTGCTGATCTTTGCTCTTACTGCCCCCAAGTGTTCAGATCAAAATAATGCAACAGACAACTAAGGATTATCAGGTTAAATGAAAAAATTCAGTGCAAGAGTACAAATTGTTCAATACATCTTGAGTGAGGATAGAACACCATCAAATAATCAGATTgataatttagccaataaagCAAAAATATTACCTATGAGATCATTTTCAAAAGCTGCCCATTTTGTCTGAAAGTAACATTTTAAtcaaatttagttttatttatttagcatcGATTCACAAAAAgttctcaaggcactttaatcAATCCAGTTCTAATCAAATTCGATACAATCCAACTGAATCAATTTAGTGaaaatccaaattagtccaattcctTTAAAGCCAATTCATAAAGCTTGTCACAAGGATGGCcagaaaaagaaatggaaactTTTAACATGAGAAAACCACCAGCAGACCCAGATTGATTTGTAGCAGTACTGGAACAAAACAGTCAGCAGATCAGCAGGTATGGCTACCTGTGCCTTACCTATGCCATACTTGGAGCGGTAGTAGTTTTTGGTGAAATCATcacaatcagtgatgatcaCTTTCCGGCCCCACACGTTCACTTCCCCACCTATGACCAGATCAACGTCCTTATAAAACTCCTCATTGAGTGCTCCCGTCTGCAAGCaagagaaaaaaggagagagtgagattagtaaaaaaaaaaagaagttttatttttatcttttctgtttagttaaattttgtcttcatttaggcTGCTGTTGATTAAATGTCACAGTTCCGGTAGAGGCTCACTTAATACACTATATGACTAAAAGTATGTTAACACGTAAACCTCTTTCCCTCAAAGCTCCACTTTACCTCCTTGTAGCAACAATCCACCCAGGGTTGAGtgtcattttcattattttaatcCTGTACACCAGGGATACACACATCCGGTCCTCGATGGCTGcttttcctgcaggttttagatgttttcctgcttcaacacagctgattcagatcaatgcattgTTAGCAggtttgtgcagaacttaacaatctttggAAGAGCTCCATTTCATCATATCAGGTGTgttttgaagcagggaaacatctaaaacctgcaggacagtggcccttgaggaccggatgtgggtatccctgctgcACACTCATGACATGAGGCGAACTCGTGTGTGCAGAAAACGCTCCCATGGCCAAAAGAATTATAAGGATTGACGAGGCTGTAATCAATTTAACaattaatccattttcatgCAACTTTTGCTTATGAGGCAGTTTGGTTCAATTTGGTTTAATAACTGCCTAAACTTTTTCATCACTAACGCATTGGATTATTTTTAGGACAGGTCTAAaaccagtcaagttcttcctaaaaaaaaaaagagcattactttaaaagatttaaagggatattttGTGAAGAGCTTATGAGTAGTATCTGCAGTAGACATTGGTCGGAGTGTTCTTAGTTTGGAGAAACAGGTAAGAATTCAGAAAGGTGCATCAAACCGAAAGCTACCTTAAATGAGGCCACAGAATGTTTTTTTCCCATCTAAAACAAGTCACACTTTTAGAAAATGAATAGCGGTTCAAACAGGAGCTATATAAAGTGAATTTTACACTGCGCCACTTTTGCATCAGacagttatttattttgtcatttgaagAAATTCCAATTTTCCCTGATAATTGCATTCATAGTGGCTACATAATTTACCCTGCCTTCTTTAGCTAGTTACCTGACCTAATGTTTGCAGCAAGATGCAGTACATCTTCTTTAAGTCTGTGGATCAGAGGGCAGTCTGTTTCATAGCCATAGGTTGGTGTAAAAGCATCAGGGCAGTGATTTAAAGAAGCTAAACACACTAATAAAGAAGGCTGGGTCTGTGCTGAGGACAGCTCTGGAGATGATTGTACAAAGAAGAATGTTGCAAAAGCTGCTCAACATAATGGACAATTCTGCACACCCTATACGTAACGTCACGATCAAATGACAAAGgttgttcagtcagaggcttcttcagctccagtGCAACACAAAAAGTTACAGAAGGTCATTCCAGCTCACAGCAATAACTCAgcagaatgattttttttttacagtaacaAGACTAATAACTGAAAATTTGTTCTTCTGTGGCTTTGATCGGAGTAGCTGTCAACTTAGATCCTTTGTAAAAATTCTTCCTACATTCTGTAAATTGTGTGCACTTTGACAGCTGACTGCAGCAGGTAAGAGACTTACTGTTAATGAGCACCTACACACGCAAAGTATCCCTTTAAGACGTTAAGTAAAAAGATGAGAGAGAGAGCCATCCCTAATAAAACACACTTCTGTACAAAATATGAATGTATGCAATAATACTGACTTAAATCTGACTAACATAATTCTGACTGGACAGGGGAGCCTTAACAACATGTTATTGGCTTactggtggaactgcaacctCACTGGCTAGTGTTAGTGTTCTGACTCCTCATATGGCAGATATGGCACAACTTTTGTGTCGTGCGATTGTGGCTGAGACAGGACGTACTTTGAGGCTGTCCAGCATGAAGCGTTTTTCCTGATTCTCGGAGGCAAACACATTGAGCACTGTGCGGTCTGTGATCTCTCCAGGCTGCTTCATTTGGGGTGGAGTATGCTGCAATAAAATATCAAACAAGCACACAGGAAATTAATTAAAGTATTACACAAAACACGTTATATAGATGTGATCactctcctgcatcctggaaaCATCGATGCACGCATGGAGGGGGATGCAGACAGATAGAATGAGACACAGAGAAGAAGTGATCTGCCATTAAGGGTATGGTGGTTTTCATTGGATGGTGGATCCTGGTTAACCTTTAAGGCTGACATTTAATAAAAGGCATCAAAGCAAACAAAATTACTGGACTGAAAAaaactcagacacacacacacaaacacaatcatgATTGAGGCCTGGCTGTCTTTCAACATGAATTAGGTTTCAGACGGTAACTGGAGGAGAAAGCCAGAATGCTTGAGGGAGGCTGGATGCTGCAGCAGTCCTGTCAGAGTGAATGAGGTCTGGGTGAAGGGAGGGATGTGGAGGGAAATAAGTCATTGAGCCACAAAGAGAGGAACTGCAAATCTTCAGTTTTCAAATAAACAgccaataataaagaaacagCTTAATAtcatatcaattgtaagtactTTTCTAATAATTCATAATAAACCACTGATATGTAAATAATGATCATTTACTTTCCAACATGGGAGATTCTACACTAATGTATCATTAGGTCTTGATTAGTTCACGGACATTTGTGAACTGATCATACAGGCCACTTCTTCGTAATATTAAGTAGTTACTAAGTAGCTGATAAAAGTAAAATGGTGCTAATCAGCCTGTTATTTTACACTAGAAAGGAAATGCAAACAGCTCCATCACAGGGAATTAGTTTGTTTCTTGAAAAAAGTCCCGAGGGCCAAAGGTACCAGGTAACTTCGATCAGTTTGAGGCTGTAGTGTGTCCTAAGAGGAAAAAAGTTTCTCTTTCTTATGACTTAGTAAATCATTATTGTTAATGAATAACTGCATAATGAAAACCCGATCTTCACATAATAACTAAAAACCTTCTATAAAAATAATGACTTAACATCTCATTATTATGAGAGCTGGGTCATAACTATGAGGAACTGAATCATGTTTATGACATGTTACGTCATGGTCATGAGGTAATTAGTTGCTACAATTCTCATTAAAATCGATTTGCTCATCATTACAAGATCATAATCCATTATTATAAGaaattttcatttttatcatAGGCTATGTAATCTTCTTTCACTTCCATATGTAGCTAACACATGGGTAATGATAAAGTAATGATTCAGTATTAAGTAGCTCAATTCCTCCTTTGTTCTCTGGTACCTACTCAAACTCTTATGTAAAGTGTAATCTCATCACCTTTGGTAGTTTGCCGCGGTGCAGGAATTTGGACACAGCGTGTCTTCCAGAATTTGGTGGGATCACCTCCCTCACCTCTATGGTGTCGTCGGCCAGGAAGTAGTGCAGTACCAGCTCCCGTTGGTCCCCATACGTGCTCCCTGTGTCATCCCAGAGGCAGTAGAATCGCAGGACTTTGCGTTCATTGTTCAGGAACTGCTTCAGTGTGTCACGTCTCTCGTAAGGGCGAAATGGTTTCATATTCTCTTCAAGCTGAAAAAGAGACTTTTTTACATCAGGACAGGAGAGCTGGAATCTTTTGTCTGCAATGATTTTACTCAAGAGAAGCTGCAAAGTGTTTTAACTCGAGACCAGGGCAGCTATGAAAATTAATTTTCCAGGAATTGATTGAAAAATTACCGAAATATTTGCTCACTGATGTGTTTGGAATAACATAATccgtttttgcctttttttgtgATATTTGCGAACTTACTATTTCATTGCTTCCGCTGTcgttattgggggtcctagtagcgaagctgcaggaacccattgagttagtagcttttcctattattattattattattattattattaatccgtttccgctgcaattgaagtctatggcagccccatgaacgctatggtaaaaagttgtgaaatttggcacacctaatcagccaagtgccaaaaccaaagtcaagaattttcatgccccaagagcttactctctagcgccaccaacacgtcaaagttcaaagtgcattaagcctaataactttggactacttggtccaaatttcacaaatgaggcatcgttggaatccttggatcatgacgagtccaacgcaccctacgacgtcaatttgcgtatgcctagattttccgccattttgaattttatcaaaaagcttaaaaaagcatttcaggtcacagagattgtccaatttacacgaaacttggcacatagactcttaagaccaagccgcacaaaagttatccaagggaatttttaattaggcttccatttttccataaaagccaatcaaattcgacgttgacgcccccaaaccggaagtgaggccatatcttggtaaccatttgatgttatgatgtcaaacttataacacagacttacgaccaagatggtaagaggcccaagaagtttggtgacgttcggcctataggtggcgctatatgtagccaaaatgcatttttgctcataactttggaccccttggtccaaatgtcacaaatgaggtaccaatggaatccctggatgcagccgaggtcaatgcacgtcatgacgtcatgagcgccatcttggattgtccgccattttgaatttaatcgaaaaccttcaaaaagcatttcaggccactgagattgtccaatctcgacggaacttggcaaatacaatcttcagaccaagccgcacataagttatcatgtggatttttttacttcacttccgtgtaaccgcgacagccaatcaaactctacgccgatgcgtaaacgggacatttggccgtatctctgcgatgcattgatgtatcgatgccaaacttgttgcatggactcaagacgccttcctgagcagcccaagccttgcctattgggccattctgctaggacccccacattgctgcttgcagctatatttttcattgaaattcacacaaaaaataaaaacctgaaaaatacaaaagcaGTGGTGTGACGCCTGTTGACTACCTGTTTTCGCAGTTTGCTGTAGGGGTCATCAGGCACAGTGGCAGGATCGTTCACCAGCACCCCGAGTTTTGTGAGAAAGTTCCTTGTGAAGGAGTCACAGCTGGTCACAGTGAATATGCGAGAGTAGAGCACCATCTGTTGGTTGATGTTGAAATGGGAAATGTTGTAGAACTCATCATCGTTAGGGGGAGGCAGAGGGATACGGTGGCGACGAATAAGCGTCCCTGCCGCAGAGATCACAAACACGAGCATTGGTAAGTAACaggtagaaaaagaaaagaaaaaaaaaagctcatcatATCTAagagtgtgtttttatgttctgGAAATTGACTATCTGGCTAGGTATACCTGGCTAGGTAGACAACATCAGAAAACTAAATATTTTAACTCGAAAATCATTCCCAAAAGATTTCCAGCAATATCGCAGACACCTTGAGGGATGCCACTGTTCTTGTACTCTGGCTCCACCACCTGGATGGTATCGTCTTCCAGGTAGAAGTAGATCTTACACTTTCTGATTCTGTATGTCTCAACCTGGGCTATGGGCACAGCCTCCTGAAAGTAAGCCTCAAAGCACAGAGCCTGGAGGCACAGAGTGGAAGTCAAAGAAGAGAATTCTTTTGTTAAATTATGTTTATGGAGTTTAGTTACAAAAGTCATCACTAATTTAACAAAGGCAGTAACATATCCAAATGTTAATGCTGGTACAGTGTTGTTTTAAACTGATGGAATGGATCATTTGATGTGTAAAAAGACAATAAAGAACACCAGAAACGTGTACATAATGTATACAGGGTGTGTGAACTGTGTATAACTGAGGAGGTCAAATTGATCAGTTTCAATCCACCTGTTTATCAAAGGCCAC contains:
- the efhc2 gene encoding EF-hand domain-containing family member C2, with the translated sequence MALPFQPGNTPNIRLGKERFHKSQHFDYSNGLPLLVGSEKPGIGGERLLGQKIKPNYSVYPKGEGSDLPSWVAFDKQALCFEAYFQEAVPIAQVETYRIRKCKIYFYLEDDTIQVVEPEYKNSGIPQGTLIRRHRIPLPPPNDDEFYNISHFNINQQMVLYSRIFTVTSCDSFTRNFLTKLGVLVNDPATVPDDPYSKLRKQLEENMKPFRPYERRDTLKQFLNNERKVLRFYCLWDDTGSTYGDQRELVLHYFLADDTIEVREVIPPNSGRHAVSKFLHRGKLPKHTPPQMKQPGEITDRTVLNVFASENQEKRFMLDSLKTGALNEEFYKDVDLVIGGEVNVWGRKVIITDCDDFTKNYYRSKYGIEDFTPVQYKVPPTPKPLKLLPPYNGFGSEEDSLSSCRGLLLKPPQKDFQKFMEKDGLDDLYSNVLNFHAKMMTTDPVDRGRVFIISFYLCDDSMSVFEQPQKNSGVLGGKFLVRCRVRKPGQELFKSEPSEYFTAQDLYIGATLCLNGKNFHLMDADEYAVSYMEQHAEEFPKANTGNILSKLRSIPEGKRSEIRKFLNLSDPTSTGFIPYESFRSLLMGLDCSLSEHEVLVLARCFSERKQPEVDVGLMLAVVQDFLKRKHFEEFPTLARRFANHDRQKTGRLSIKETRTICKAFKLPLPENLLEGLLSKFADGDEIDYHAFLAGVNWVEHPTPPVMPEDSLRFEVNARFDGSGAALKNINYSALLQDVFSFASNDGDPTAITSA